In Triticum urartu cultivar G1812 chromosome 6, Tu2.1, whole genome shotgun sequence, the following proteins share a genomic window:
- the LOC125516506 gene encoding uncharacterized protein LOC125516506: MTATLLSLGCRHGLLLVFLPGILEVLVWDPVTGDRHRVAVPPVVAERAAKIGVGGAVYRPPGDVQHFQVVLAVTDDHGAQPRRALACGYSSKTGVWGSLISTPLPYQGHGSQFSAIVCAEDAVLAGDSLYWPLAGKLNGILEFDLEKQRLAVIRVPVDMWGKRERNGFKLVRAEGGVLGFLFISHSDCCAAQLWKRITGCDGVASWVLARTIQLDKLLSLKPEEKGGIEMVGFAQDNYVLLLRTVIGLFMIHLESLKFKKLSNTTTVSRYFPFESVYTAVTGIGGRHDASDVMHNK; the protein is encoded by the exons ATGACGGCGACACTTCTCTCCctcggatgccgccacggcctcCTACTCGTCTTCCTTCCGGGGATTCTCGAGGTCCTTGTGTGGGACCCCGTCACCGGCGACCGGCACAGGGTGGCCGTTCCCCCGGTGGTTGCGGAACGTGCGGCGAAGATTGGGGTCGGCGGGGCGGTGTATCGCCCTCCCGGAGATGTCCAGCATTTCCAGGTGGTCTTGGCGGTGACAGACGACCACGGCGCACAACCTAGACGAGCGCTCGCCTGTGGTTACTCGTCAAAGACCGGCGTATGGGGAAGTCTCATCTCGACACCGCTCCCATACCAGGGTCATGGATCCCAGTTTTCCGCCATCGTTTGTGCCGAGGATGCGGTGCTGGCTGGAGATTCCCTCTACTGGCCGCTTGCCGGGAAATTGAATGGAATTCTCGAGTTTGATCTGGAGAAGCAGAGGCTGGCTGTGATACGGGTGCCAGTGGATATGTGGGGCAAGCGGGAGCGGAATGGCTTCAAGCTTGTGCGGGCAGAGGGTGGTGTGCTAGGTTTCCTCTTCATATCGCACTCAGACTGCTGCGCCGCCCAGTTATGGAAGAGGATAACTGGTTGTGACGGTGTTGCTTCATGGGTGCTTGCAAGAACTATTCAGCTGGACAAGCTACTTTCCCTGAAACCTGAGGAGAAAGGGGGCATAGAGATGGTAGGGTTTGCTCAAGACAATTATGTGTTGTTGTTGCGGACAGTTATCGGCCTCTTCATGATCCATCTTGAGTCACTGAAGTTCAAGAAGCTTTCCAACACTACGACCGTGTCTCGCTATTTTCCATTCGAAAGTGTCTACACTGCAG TAACAGGCATTGGTGGTAGACATGATGCATCTGATGTTATGCACAATAAATAA